A genome region from Marinobacter panjinensis includes the following:
- a CDS encoding efflux RND transporter periplasmic adaptor subunit, giving the protein MVKQWLIALVLVVLAAGGAFSWHYLAQEDSESAQTERRASKVNAISPGMELVRDSVNAVGNLRALEQVELTTEVSGRVVEMNLDSSKRVSRGQLLLRLDDRQARADLQVAEATLADARRQFERAQRLQANNSISRSQVDELRTAMDVAEAQRESARIRLDNHRIEAPFEGVIGLSDISLGTYLAAGTSVATLDSTDRMELGFSIPERFLGQIQIGQRVRGTSPAYPDESFKGELVELGTRINELSRTLPVRAVIDNPDGKLRPGQFMGANLTLREREALVIPEQAVMIRGADKYVFIAEDGVARRVSVALGSRSPGWVEVSAGLSREDRVIITGQDRLSSGERIDVVDDDKAIPENRFARSRES; this is encoded by the coding sequence ATGGTTAAGCAATGGCTGATCGCCCTGGTACTGGTAGTCCTGGCCGCTGGAGGCGCTTTTTCCTGGCACTACTTGGCCCAGGAAGACTCTGAGAGTGCACAGACGGAACGCCGCGCAAGCAAGGTGAACGCGATCAGCCCCGGCATGGAGCTGGTACGGGATTCCGTAAACGCCGTCGGTAACCTGCGGGCCCTTGAGCAGGTTGAACTGACTACCGAGGTTAGCGGCCGCGTGGTGGAAATGAACCTCGACAGCAGCAAGCGGGTCAGTCGCGGCCAGTTGTTGCTTCGCCTTGATGATCGTCAGGCCAGGGCCGATCTGCAGGTGGCGGAAGCCACCCTGGCGGATGCCCGGCGTCAGTTTGAACGGGCACAACGGCTGCAGGCCAACAACAGTATTTCCCGGTCCCAGGTGGATGAGCTCCGCACGGCCATGGATGTGGCTGAGGCCCAGCGGGAATCAGCCCGGATCCGTCTCGACAACCACCGGATTGAAGCGCCTTTTGAGGGTGTGATCGGTCTCAGCGATATCAGCCTCGGTACCTATCTTGCTGCCGGAACCTCGGTTGCCACCCTCGATTCAACAGATCGCATGGAGCTGGGCTTTTCCATACCCGAGCGCTTTCTCGGCCAGATACAGATCGGGCAGAGGGTTCGTGGAACCTCGCCGGCTTATCCCGATGAGAGTTTCAAGGGTGAACTGGTGGAACTGGGCACGCGGATCAACGAACTCAGCCGAACGTTACCGGTGCGGGCGGTGATCGACAATCCCGATGGCAAACTGCGCCCGGGGCAGTTCATGGGCGCTAACCTGACCCTGCGGGAACGGGAAGCGCTGGTGATCCCCGAGCAGGCGGTGATGATTCGCGGTGCCGACAAGTATGTCTTTATTGCAGAGGATGGTGTTGCCCGCCGGGTCTCAGTCGCCCTGGGCTCGAGGTCCCCGGGCTGGGTGGAAGTGTCCGCGGGACTGTCCCGGGAGGACCGGGTGATAATCACCGGCCAGGACCGCCTCAGCAGTGGCGAGCGTATTGATGTGGTGGATGACGACAAGGCGATTCCGGAAAACCGATTTGCCAGGTCCCGGGAGTCCTGA